A region from the Chelonoidis abingdonii isolate Lonesome George chromosome 10, CheloAbing_2.0, whole genome shotgun sequence genome encodes:
- the NDUFB3 gene encoding NADH dehydrogenase [ubiquinone] 1 beta subcomplex subunit 3 isoform X1 gives MRSQISSIGNMGHGHEHGHEKMELPDYKQWKIEGTPLQDVQERLARRGIRDPWLRNEAWRYMGGFTKPVTVMDVLTKGFKWGFVAFVVALGIEYTLFPPKKNGGHH, from the exons ATGAGGAGCCAAATCAGCTCCATTGGCA ACATGGGGCATGGACATGAACATGGTCATGAGAAAATGGAACTCCCTGATTATAAACAATGGAAGATAGAGGGTACTCCGCTACAGGATGTCCAAGAAAGACTGGCTAGGCGGGGTATTAGAGATCCATGGCTTCG cAATGAAGCATGGAGATATATGGGTGGCTTTACAAAACCTGTCACTGTTATGGATGTTCTCACCAAAGGTTTCAAGTGGGGATTCGTAGCCTTTGTGGTAGCACTTGGGATCGAGTACACACTGTTTCCTCCGAAGAAAAATGGAGGACATCACTGA
- the NDUFB3 gene encoding NADH dehydrogenase [ubiquinone] 1 beta subcomplex subunit 3 isoform X2 has product MGHGHEHGHEKMELPDYKQWKIEGTPLQDVQERLARRGIRDPWLRNEAWRYMGGFTKPVTVMDVLTKGFKWGFVAFVVALGIEYTLFPPKKNGGHH; this is encoded by the exons ATGGGGCATGGACATGAACATGGTCATGAGAAAATGGAACTCCCTGATTATAAACAATGGAAGATAGAGGGTACTCCGCTACAGGATGTCCAAGAAAGACTGGCTAGGCGGGGTATTAGAGATCCATGGCTTCG cAATGAAGCATGGAGATATATGGGTGGCTTTACAAAACCTGTCACTGTTATGGATGTTCTCACCAAAGGTTTCAAGTGGGGATTCGTAGCCTTTGTGGTAGCACTTGGGATCGAGTACACACTGTTTCCTCCGAAGAAAAATGGAGGACATCACTGA